A region from the Cupriavidus sp. D39 genome encodes:
- the tnpA gene encoding IS66-like element accessory protein TnpA: protein MGTTLSQSQEVPVAGSRKGRPNHSEEFKRRLAAAACEPGISVSKLAREHGINANMLFTWRRSYRAQQRQEAAVLLPVTVEQPDPRPAPRPVSSAAAACEPATPNGAIEIRFGRAVIRIEGAVDATTLRTVLDRLTP, encoded by the coding sequence ATGGGAACTACTTTGTCACAGTCACAGGAAGTGCCAGTCGCTGGCAGTCGCAAAGGTCGGCCGAATCATAGCGAGGAATTCAAGCGGCGGTTGGCAGCCGCTGCATGTGAGCCGGGCATCTCGGTATCGAAGTTGGCGCGCGAGCACGGTATCAACGCGAACATGCTGTTCACGTGGCGCCGAAGCTATCGAGCGCAACAGCGGCAGGAAGCTGCGGTGTTGTTGCCGGTGACCGTTGAACAACCAGACCCGCGCCCGGCTCCGAGGCCAGTGAGTTCGGCGGCAGCGGCTTGCGAGCCGGCGACGCCGAACGGCGCCATCGAGATCCGTTTTGGCCGGGCGGTGATTCGCATCGAAGGCGCGGTCGACGCGACCACGTTGCGCACCGTACTGGATCGGTTGACGCCATGA
- the tnpB gene encoding IS66 family insertion sequence element accessory protein TnpB (TnpB, as the term is used for proteins encoded by IS66 family insertion elements, is considered an accessory protein, since TnpC, encoded by a neighboring gene, is a DDE family transposase.) yields the protein MIGLPAGTRIWIAAGVTDMRSGFNGLAAKVEATLQESPFSGHVFIFRGRRGNVIKVLWSTGDGLCLLSKRLERGRFVWPQADSGKIHLTQAQLSMLLEGINWKQPERTWPPLSVL from the coding sequence ATGATCGGGTTGCCGGCGGGAACACGCATCTGGATCGCTGCAGGCGTGACCGATATGCGCTCCGGATTCAATGGGCTGGCCGCGAAGGTTGAGGCGACTCTGCAGGAGAGCCCATTCTCCGGCCATGTCTTCATCTTCCGCGGCAGGCGAGGCAATGTCATCAAAGTCCTGTGGTCGACGGGCGATGGGCTGTGCTTGCTCTCGAAGCGCCTGGAGCGCGGACGCTTCGTCTGGCCACAGGCCGACAGCGGCAAGATCCACCTGACGCAAGCGCAGTTGTCGATGCTACTGGAGGGGATTAACTGGAAGCAGCCCGAACGCACCTGGCCTCCACTGTCGGTGTTGTAA
- a CDS encoding DUF262 domain-containing protein, with product MKSLQTSYAGLFTRVFEDNVTVARIEVPILQRDYAQGRQDTRTSRIRDNFLDALVAAINGDSSLSLDFVYGDVQGDALLPLDGQQRLTTLFLLHWYVAARCNRLDPSLPWLRLTYATRASARMFCEQLAKSLPTRGQESPSRWITDQPWFLQTWDDDPTIQSMLVVLDELHRKLEDVNMERAWRRLTDDEPAAITFHVLPMKAMSLGNDIYIKMNSRGKPLTEFELFKARFERLLETSSPSSAGEFARKIDGEWADVFWRPGARNGSMDEAMVRYIRYLTDVCVWRAGEIANPSEDLEGQSLRTYGSAGKDAAAHVNLLMKGLDAWVGIDPDKWFARWFVSQHSDEAQVVGQVSPLRLFRPTDRGNCDLFAACCRSHDTGARNRDFGWPEALLFYATLLHRWHDSADFGRRLRVVRNLIEGSEDELRAHRMPELLDDVQRIVVEGQLDGISGFNQRIHGAEERAKREFLHAHPALEPIVFELEDHPLLRGCLVAFDLDEHTLPRRARAFSKLFSDARHLPLITGALLAAGDYAIRVRGRFFLFGSSRNQAPWREVFSASWRDDMGPTREALGRLLDHVDARGDVPLPDTLRGFMEDYLLQCEQVQRHDWRYYFVKYDAMREGASGRYVGIDGRLEYSICMLDKQQMNSYYRDPYLHAVRVQSGQQEHVVDRDFTGYETEPRWMPLRKSDIALRAVAEGFHVLVPGSVIDDAVSHVFAAHAVTRTDGQWLLAISQAPSSDGPVDMVDRVQRGAALVRALVEAGY from the coding sequence ATGAAGAGCCTGCAGACCTCGTACGCGGGTCTTTTCACGCGCGTCTTCGAAGACAACGTAACCGTCGCACGCATCGAAGTGCCGATCCTACAGCGAGACTACGCACAGGGGCGGCAGGATACACGCACCAGTCGCATCCGGGACAACTTCCTCGATGCGCTCGTTGCGGCGATCAACGGAGACTCGTCCCTCAGCCTGGATTTCGTCTACGGCGATGTTCAGGGCGATGCATTGCTGCCGCTGGATGGCCAGCAGCGCCTAACGACGCTGTTCCTCCTACACTGGTACGTCGCGGCTCGGTGTAACCGGCTCGACCCATCGTTGCCATGGCTGCGCCTCACATACGCGACGCGCGCGAGCGCGCGAATGTTCTGCGAGCAGCTCGCGAAGAGCCTGCCAACGCGGGGGCAAGAGTCTCCGTCCCGCTGGATCACCGACCAACCATGGTTCCTGCAAACGTGGGATGACGACCCAACAATCCAGTCAATGCTGGTGGTACTGGATGAACTTCATCGCAAACTAGAGGACGTCAACATGGAGCGGGCTTGGCGCCGGCTGACGGATGACGAGCCCGCGGCGATCACCTTCCACGTACTGCCGATGAAGGCGATGAGCCTTGGCAACGATATTTACATTAAGATGAACTCTCGGGGGAAGCCCCTCACAGAGTTCGAGCTGTTCAAGGCCCGCTTTGAACGTCTGCTCGAGACGTCGTCGCCATCGTCTGCCGGCGAGTTCGCGAGGAAAATAGATGGCGAGTGGGCCGACGTCTTCTGGCGACCAGGCGCAAGAAACGGATCGATGGATGAGGCGATGGTGCGCTACATCCGCTACCTCACCGATGTCTGCGTCTGGCGTGCAGGAGAAATCGCAAATCCATCAGAGGATCTGGAAGGTCAATCGCTTCGAACCTATGGCAGCGCTGGCAAGGACGCCGCCGCCCATGTTAACCTGCTTATGAAGGGCCTCGATGCTTGGGTGGGCATAGATCCGGACAAGTGGTTTGCGCGCTGGTTCGTCTCGCAGCATTCGGATGAAGCGCAGGTTGTGGGCCAAGTGTCGCCATTGCGACTGTTCCGGCCAACCGACCGCGGCAACTGCGACCTCTTTGCCGCATGCTGCCGCAGCCATGACACGGGAGCTCGTAATCGTGACTTCGGATGGCCCGAGGCGTTGCTCTTCTACGCGACCCTGCTGCATCGTTGGCATGACTCCGCGGACTTCGGGCGCCGCCTGCGCGTCGTGCGCAATCTGATTGAAGGCTCCGAGGATGAACTTCGTGCTCATCGCATGCCCGAGTTACTCGACGACGTGCAGCGCATCGTTGTCGAGGGTCAGCTAGACGGTATCTCAGGCTTCAACCAGCGCATCCACGGGGCCGAAGAGCGCGCCAAGCGAGAATTCCTCCATGCACATCCGGCGCTTGAGCCGATTGTCTTTGAACTCGAGGACCACCCGCTGCTGCGCGGCTGCCTAGTTGCCTTTGACCTCGACGAGCACACCTTGCCGCGTCGCGCGCGCGCCTTCTCGAAGTTGTTCTCCGACGCTCGGCATTTGCCGTTGATCACGGGTGCGCTCCTTGCCGCCGGCGACTACGCGATCCGCGTGCGCGGCCGCTTCTTCCTATTTGGGTCCTCGCGCAATCAGGCACCGTGGCGAGAAGTGTTCTCCGCATCCTGGCGCGATGACATGGGGCCCACCCGTGAGGCGCTCGGCCGCTTGCTCGATCATGTCGACGCGCGCGGTGACGTTCCGCTGCCAGATACCCTAAGAGGATTCATGGAGGACTACCTGTTGCAGTGCGAGCAGGTACAGCGACACGACTGGCGCTACTACTTCGTCAAGTACGACGCTATGCGAGAAGGAGCATCCGGCAGATATGTGGGTATCGATGGTCGGTTGGAGTACTCAATCTGCATGCTGGACAAGCAGCAGATGAACAGCTACTACCGGGACCCGTATCTGCATGCTGTCCGCGTGCAGAGCGGACAGCAAGAACACGTCGTCGACAGAGACTTTACGGGCTACGAGACCGAGCCGCGTTGGATGCCTTTGAGGAAGAGCGACATCGCCCTTCGCGCGGTTGCTGAGGGCTTCCATGTGCTGGTCCCGGGTTCGGTGATCGACGATGCGGTGAGCCACGTGTTCGCCGCGCACGCCGTTACGCGGACTGACGGACAATGGCTGCTCGCAATCTCTCAGGCGCCATCATCCGATGGGCCTGTCGATATGGTCGATCGTGTGCAGCGGGGAGCGGCGCTGGTGCGTGCGCTCGTGGAGGCAGGCTACTAG
- a CDS encoding DEAD/DEAH box helicase — MKQTFQGWDVVAQGLVAAARDQARLAEGGTSASWLNEGQQASLHGIAKRIAHNGTIIADEVGMGKTRIATTVARSVIEAGGRVAILVPPGLGFQWHAELAEANVNTPPPLLRSLPQYLAAWESDDPSQHQPWFDQKVVLISHSFANWRLGRNGDTWRWALLPQLYAHWRKQCEGRFPRQYHDNEKLPKESPCRAAIDIVQAISAAPDGLAGQLIRELADSTPWPGALDPQAYRRDEELRPWLERAVGLGLGIFDLVIVDEAHKSRKTDSVLSSLLDRVVLRSQSARRLAMTATPVELNAAQWKEVLARIDVDAQAVEGTIDNYAKAVGRVRQTPTNEDARRAYKNAADNFHEALSPYLLRRDKREDNHVQAFAIHAKAPVHAYRREAEIAIDTASLDPSWKQAVCAAEALSVVANQSDSQSAKRLRLTFGNGHGIAALIRQVNHDVEYDYKKSPSVSAEQDQGDADRDADADAASVVATVTLDKREQRADWWMRVLTDAFQGTEDPLFGHPAIIAAVHAIEQITSEGEKVLVFGRFTKPLQALVDLLNARAMLRCIDQRTPWPQAKVPDDGWEAIAAAHQQLQRPGSLQPEQLERALAEQYKSLEQQRERYRDRLLTHVHAGLAGHADNARAKRLFDAFRKSVDNAQQAEDERSPLAVVAKAMQELLGPDTDAFDPKAFASAFIELVDASADRDEGDTDGNGTLDEEEATELWDVLEKRLDEEYNRPQGGFARLMFGGTKPDTRRLLQLAFNRENSFPKVLVAQSTVGREGLNLHKACRTVVLLHPEWNPGVVEQQIGRVDRVGSLWETHLDEAIRGGISPGDLPRIEIRPIVFKGTYDEKNWQVLRERWDDLRAQLHGVVISPLIAAKYEIPQWIVDEINGFAPNFSPRAPGRSADQAA; from the coding sequence ATGAAACAGACGTTCCAAGGATGGGATGTAGTTGCACAAGGACTTGTTGCGGCCGCCAGGGATCAGGCCAGGTTGGCCGAAGGCGGAACCAGTGCCAGCTGGCTCAACGAGGGACAGCAGGCAAGCTTGCACGGCATCGCCAAACGCATCGCGCACAATGGCACGATCATCGCCGACGAAGTCGGCATGGGTAAGACGCGCATTGCTACCACCGTCGCGCGCAGCGTCATCGAAGCTGGTGGCCGCGTAGCTATCCTGGTGCCGCCGGGCCTGGGATTCCAATGGCACGCGGAACTCGCCGAGGCAAACGTCAACACGCCGCCGCCTCTGCTGCGCAGCCTGCCGCAGTACCTTGCAGCCTGGGAATCCGACGATCCGAGCCAGCATCAACCCTGGTTCGATCAGAAAGTCGTCCTGATCTCGCACTCCTTCGCCAACTGGCGGCTCGGAAGAAACGGGGACACATGGCGCTGGGCGCTGCTCCCGCAGTTGTATGCGCACTGGCGCAAGCAATGCGAAGGGCGATTTCCCCGCCAATACCACGACAACGAAAAGCTGCCCAAGGAATCCCCGTGCAGGGCAGCCATTGACATTGTCCAGGCAATTTCGGCTGCGCCGGATGGCCTGGCTGGTCAGCTCATCCGCGAACTTGCTGACAGCACACCCTGGCCCGGCGCACTCGATCCACAGGCATACCGCCGTGACGAGGAACTGCGCCCCTGGCTGGAACGGGCTGTCGGTCTGGGCCTGGGCATCTTCGACCTGGTCATCGTCGACGAAGCCCACAAGAGCCGGAAGACCGATAGCGTCCTGTCGAGCCTGCTGGACCGCGTGGTGTTGCGAAGCCAATCGGCTCGCCGCCTGGCGATGACCGCAACCCCGGTCGAGCTCAACGCTGCGCAATGGAAAGAGGTGCTCGCGCGAATCGACGTGGATGCGCAGGCGGTTGAAGGCACCATCGACAACTACGCCAAGGCCGTTGGCCGTGTCCGGCAAACCCCGACCAATGAAGACGCCAGGCGCGCATACAAGAACGCGGCCGACAACTTCCACGAGGCGCTATCGCCCTACCTGCTGCGCCGTGACAAGCGCGAGGATAACCATGTGCAGGCCTTTGCCATTCATGCGAAGGCGCCCGTGCACGCCTATCGTAGGGAGGCGGAGATAGCCATCGACACCGCGAGCCTGGATCCCTCGTGGAAGCAGGCGGTGTGCGCCGCGGAGGCCTTGTCGGTTGTGGCGAACCAGTCAGATAGCCAGAGTGCCAAGCGATTGCGCCTGACTTTCGGCAACGGACACGGCATTGCGGCTCTGATCCGTCAGGTCAATCATGACGTTGAATATGACTACAAGAAGAGCCCGTCCGTCAGCGCCGAACAGGACCAGGGCGATGCGGATAGGGATGCGGATGCAGACGCAGCAAGCGTCGTCGCGACGGTTACCCTCGACAAGCGCGAGCAACGGGCCGATTGGTGGATGCGAGTTTTGACAGATGCATTCCAGGGAACAGAGGATCCGCTCTTTGGCCATCCGGCCATCATAGCCGCTGTGCACGCGATAGAACAAATCACCTCGGAAGGTGAGAAGGTGCTGGTCTTTGGCCGCTTCACCAAACCACTGCAGGCATTGGTGGATTTGCTCAACGCGCGCGCCATGCTGCGCTGCATAGACCAGCGCACCCCCTGGCCGCAGGCCAAGGTGCCTGATGACGGCTGGGAGGCAATAGCGGCAGCGCACCAGCAACTGCAACGGCCGGGCAGCCTGCAGCCTGAGCAGCTAGAGCGTGCATTGGCCGAGCAATACAAAAGCCTCGAGCAGCAGCGCGAGCGGTACCGCGACCGCCTGCTGACGCATGTCCATGCCGGACTGGCCGGTCACGCGGACAATGCCAGGGCCAAACGGCTGTTCGATGCCTTCAGGAAGTCCGTCGACAATGCACAGCAAGCAGAGGACGAACGCTCCCCACTCGCCGTGGTTGCAAAGGCGATGCAGGAACTGTTGGGCCCGGACACCGACGCGTTTGACCCCAAGGCATTCGCGTCGGCCTTCATCGAGCTGGTCGACGCCTCCGCGGATCGAGACGAAGGCGATACAGACGGCAACGGCACGCTCGACGAGGAGGAAGCCACGGAGCTGTGGGACGTTCTGGAGAAGCGTCTGGACGAGGAGTACAACCGCCCCCAGGGCGGATTTGCCCGCCTGATGTTCGGTGGCACCAAGCCCGATACACGCAGGCTGCTGCAACTCGCGTTCAATCGGGAAAACAGCTTCCCTAAGGTGTTGGTCGCCCAATCCACGGTAGGGCGCGAAGGCCTCAATCTGCACAAGGCATGCCGCACCGTGGTGCTCTTGCATCCGGAGTGGAACCCAGGTGTAGTCGAACAGCAGATCGGGCGCGTGGACCGCGTCGGCAGTTTGTGGGAGACGCATCTGGACGAAGCCATCAGAGGGGGCATCTCCCCGGGCGACTTGCCCCGGATCGAGATACGCCCCATTGTTTTCAAGGGCACCTACGACGAGAAGAACTGGCAGGTGCTGCGCGAGCGTTGGGACGATTTGCGTGCCCAGCTGCACGGCGTCGTGATTTCTCCGCTGATCGCAGCCAAGTATGAGATTCCCCAGTGGATTGTCGATGAGATCAACGGGTTCGCCCCTAACTTCTCCCCGCGGGCACCTGGGCGCAGCGCGGACCAGGCAGCTTGA
- the tnpC gene encoding IS66 family transposase, with the protein MPIDPSDLPDDIEALKALVLAQRESIALMERALAVRSMEIEQLNLQLSKLRRMQFGQKSEKLDRQIEQLETRLEDLLAEEGAAETEAAPDATPPTRKKAVRKPFPEHLEREVRILEPEDRACPECGGELKPLGEDISEQLDIINSAFRVIRQVRRKQACACCDCIVQAASPSRPIERGIATAGLLAHILVSKYADHQPLYRQAAIYARQGVELDRTTMARGVGACGALVRPLVEALRRYVMMPGKVHADDTPLPVLAPGKGQTKTGRLWAYVRDDRASGSDAAPAVWFAYTPNRQGLHPQAHLASFRGILQADAYAGFNAIFTDGSVREAACMAHARRKIHDLHARKATPTTTEALRRIGELYAIEAEIRGKLPEVRQQVRQQRSRPLLDGLEVWLRERLLTLSTQSETTKAINYMLNQWQALVYYCDDGLAEIDNNIAENALRGVALGRKNFLFAGADSGGERAAAMYSLIGSCKLNGIDPEAYLRHVLTHIADHPVNRIDELMPWKVADQLQYAA; encoded by the coding sequence ATGCCAATCGACCCCAGCGATCTCCCCGACGACATTGAGGCCCTGAAGGCCTTGGTGTTGGCACAGCGGGAATCGATCGCACTCATGGAACGGGCCTTGGCGGTCCGCTCCATGGAGATCGAGCAGCTCAATCTGCAGCTCTCCAAGCTAAGGCGGATGCAGTTCGGCCAGAAGTCCGAGAAGCTGGACCGACAGATCGAACAGCTCGAGACCCGACTGGAAGATCTGCTGGCAGAAGAAGGTGCGGCCGAAACCGAAGCCGCCCCGGATGCAACCCCTCCCACCCGGAAGAAAGCGGTACGCAAGCCGTTTCCGGAGCATCTGGAGCGCGAAGTTCGCATTCTCGAACCCGAGGATAGGGCCTGCCCGGAGTGTGGCGGCGAGCTTAAGCCGCTGGGCGAGGACATCTCGGAGCAGCTCGACATCATCAACAGCGCGTTCCGGGTGATCCGGCAGGTCCGACGCAAGCAGGCCTGCGCCTGTTGCGATTGCATCGTCCAGGCCGCGTCGCCGAGTCGGCCGATCGAGCGTGGTATCGCCACGGCGGGGCTACTCGCCCACATTCTGGTCAGCAAATATGCTGATCACCAACCGCTGTACCGCCAAGCCGCGATTTACGCCCGGCAGGGAGTGGAGCTGGACCGCACGACGATGGCCCGTGGGGTTGGGGCTTGCGGTGCTCTGGTGCGGCCGCTGGTGGAGGCCTTGCGCCGATACGTGATGATGCCCGGCAAGGTGCACGCGGACGACACACCGCTGCCGGTGCTCGCGCCAGGTAAAGGCCAGACCAAGACGGGACGGCTATGGGCCTACGTACGAGACGATCGCGCGTCGGGATCGGACGCTGCGCCTGCGGTCTGGTTCGCCTACACGCCAAATCGCCAGGGCCTGCACCCCCAAGCTCATCTGGCTAGCTTCCGCGGCATCCTGCAGGCCGACGCGTATGCGGGCTTCAACGCCATCTTTACGGATGGCAGCGTACGCGAAGCCGCTTGCATGGCTCATGCGCGACGAAAAATACACGACTTGCATGCTCGCAAGGCGACGCCGACCACCACGGAGGCGTTGCGACGAATCGGCGAACTCTATGCCATCGAAGCGGAAATCCGGGGCAAGCTACCCGAAGTGCGCCAACAGGTGCGGCAGCAAAGATCTCGCCCCCTGCTGGACGGCCTCGAGGTGTGGTTACGAGAGCGGTTGTTGACACTCTCGACCCAATCAGAAACCACCAAAGCCATCAACTACATGCTCAACCAGTGGCAGGCCTTGGTCTACTACTGTGATGATGGCCTGGCAGAAATTGACAACAACATCGCCGAGAATGCGCTGCGCGGTGTCGCGTTAGGCCGGAAGAATTTTTTATTCGCCGGTGCCGACAGTGGCGGTGAGCGTGCCGCTGCCATGTACTCGCTCATCGGGTCTTGCAAACTCAACGGCATCGATCCCGAAGCCTATCTGCGTCACGTCCTGACCCACATTGCCGACC
- a CDS encoding DUF262 domain-containing protein has translation MIQIQPDAVPGGAFLQSKLVGEIEGNFLVAHYQRGYRWMEPEVVRLLSDLADNVGKPYCLQPVVVQARGDGEWELVDGQQRLTTLYLLFRYLRDSELKPRIEPAYRITYETREKSADYLESLDAERSAENIDFHHLHRAYHCIRGWFEQFPLNRRQMVADDIFGSLMRYVRIIWYVAPHDLDPTALFTRLNVGRIPLDDAELFKALLLSALSTTGGTADRPTEVAAQWDAIERDLRNPEIWAFVSSQPAESRPTRISLLLEVLAGQAIDNTPGSFHVFDNLRQRLEKSNHPQDVWNEVVGLHATVMGWFRSRDLYHKIGYLITVGQPLAELVRIALTLTKRDFEAQLDDQIRKALNLTPSEAANLSYERAGDWTKAERLLLLMNVETVRQSHHSTERYPFRSHKAQAWSLEHIHAQHAQSLNKAEQWREWLSLHHEVLESLSVKEPERLVLRDRLLDRLRKLPDEIGGRPLTTLQRRSRSSFLSRRKGWAQLCIQSTPSATSRFSRAARIRRLATPCSR, from the coding sequence ATGATTCAAATCCAACCGGACGCAGTGCCAGGCGGCGCGTTTCTACAGAGCAAGTTGGTGGGAGAGATCGAAGGCAACTTCTTGGTCGCCCACTATCAACGCGGATACCGCTGGATGGAGCCGGAAGTAGTCCGCTTGCTAAGCGACCTGGCTGACAACGTTGGCAAGCCCTATTGCTTGCAGCCTGTGGTTGTGCAGGCCCGGGGTGATGGTGAGTGGGAGTTGGTGGACGGCCAGCAGCGCCTGACGACGTTATACCTTCTGTTCCGCTACTTACGCGATTCGGAGTTGAAGCCGCGCATCGAACCGGCCTACCGGATCACCTATGAGACGCGGGAGAAAAGTGCAGATTACCTCGAGTCCCTCGATGCCGAGCGTAGCGCCGAGAACATCGACTTCCACCATCTCCATCGCGCGTACCACTGCATCCGCGGATGGTTCGAGCAGTTTCCGCTAAATCGCCGGCAGATGGTCGCCGACGACATCTTCGGTTCGCTGATGCGCTATGTGCGAATCATATGGTACGTGGCCCCGCACGACCTCGATCCGACCGCGCTCTTCACTCGGCTGAACGTGGGTCGGATTCCGTTGGACGACGCCGAACTGTTCAAGGCGTTGCTTCTCTCAGCCTTGTCGACCACCGGTGGAACAGCCGACCGGCCGACTGAGGTCGCCGCGCAATGGGATGCTATTGAGCGCGACCTGCGCAATCCGGAGATCTGGGCCTTTGTCAGCAGCCAGCCTGCCGAGTCCAGGCCCACACGGATCTCGCTGCTGCTCGAAGTTCTGGCCGGACAGGCCATCGACAATACGCCGGGCAGCTTCCACGTATTCGATAATCTGCGACAACGTCTTGAGAAATCGAACCATCCACAGGACGTGTGGAACGAGGTGGTGGGTCTACATGCGACAGTGATGGGCTGGTTCCGCAGTCGCGATCTATACCACAAGATCGGCTATCTCATCACCGTCGGTCAGCCACTCGCGGAACTCGTGCGTATCGCTCTAACGCTCACTAAGCGGGACTTCGAGGCGCAACTCGACGATCAGATTAGGAAGGCACTCAATCTAACGCCATCCGAAGCCGCAAACCTAAGTTACGAACGGGCCGGCGACTGGACCAAGGCCGAGCGCTTACTTTTGCTCATGAACGTAGAGACGGTACGCCAGAGCCATCACTCGACTGAGCGCTATCCGTTTCGCTCGCACAAGGCGCAGGCCTGGTCGCTCGAACACATCCACGCGCAGCACGCCCAGTCCCTTAACAAGGCCGAGCAATGGCGCGAGTGGTTGAGTCTCCACCATGAGGTGCTGGAGTCCTTATCCGTTAAGGAACCTGAGCGACTTGTGTTACGTGATCGCCTCCTCGACCGACTCCGTAAGCTCCCCGATGAGATCGGGGGGCGACCTTTAACGACCTTGCAGCGCAGATCCAGGAGTTCTTTTCTCTCGCGGAGGAAGGGATGGGCGCAGCTATGCATTCAGTCCACTCCATCAGCAACCTCGCGCTTCTCCCGAGCGGCGCGAATTCGGCGCTTAGCAACGCCGTGTTCGAGGTGA
- a CDS encoding ISL3 family transposase: MLLTRLLNACHHFPGFVYESARLCQASNTIEIDVRPRRGSRPHCSGCGQQARGYDTLATRRFEFIPIWGFAVVLLYAMRRVECKRGCGVKVEQVPWGIGKHTLTKAYMLYLANWARKLSWQETARSFHTSWEKVSQAVEWVVEWGLAHRTLGPIRAFGVDEIQYGRGHQYLTLVYQIEAGCIRLLWVGKERTTESFEKFFALIGAEIAAKVEFVCSDMWKPYLKLIAKHCPNALNILDRFHIVAKMNLALDDVRAAEARRMANDGYQPVLKKSRWCLLKRRENLTDTQRIRLRDLLRYNLQSVRAYLLKEEFQSLWEYESPVWAGKFLDRWCTQVMRSRIEPMKKFARTVRTHRELILNYFRARKQFSSGVIEGLNNKAKVTMRKAYGFRTFRMTEIALYHGLGKLPEPKLTHSFY; encoded by the coding sequence ATGCTGCTGACCCGCCTGCTCAATGCCTGCCATCACTTCCCCGGTTTTGTGTACGAAAGCGCTCGCTTGTGTCAGGCCTCTAACACCATCGAGATCGACGTGCGTCCGCGACGAGGTTCCCGACCGCACTGCTCGGGCTGCGGCCAACAGGCCCGCGGCTACGACACGCTGGCAACGCGCCGCTTCGAGTTCATCCCGATCTGGGGCTTTGCCGTGGTCTTACTGTACGCGATGCGGCGTGTAGAGTGTAAGCGCGGCTGCGGCGTCAAGGTTGAACAGGTACCCTGGGGTATTGGCAAGCACACGCTGACGAAAGCGTACATGCTGTATCTGGCCAACTGGGCACGCAAGCTGTCTTGGCAGGAAACGGCGCGCAGCTTCCATACCAGTTGGGAGAAGGTCAGTCAGGCAGTGGAATGGGTAGTGGAATGGGGGTTGGCCCACCGCACGCTGGGGCCGATCCGCGCCTTCGGGGTCGATGAGATTCAGTATGGTCGGGGGCATCAATATCTGACCCTGGTCTACCAGATCGAGGCTGGTTGCATCCGCTTGCTGTGGGTCGGCAAGGAGCGCACGACAGAGAGCTTCGAGAAATTCTTTGCCTTGATCGGCGCCGAGATCGCCGCCAAAGTCGAGTTCGTCTGCTCGGACATGTGGAAGCCCTATCTGAAGCTGATCGCCAAACATTGCCCCAATGCTTTGAATATCCTCGATCGCTTCCACATCGTCGCCAAGATGAACCTCGCCCTGGATGACGTGCGCGCCGCCGAAGCCCGACGCATGGCAAACGATGGCTACCAGCCCGTGCTGAAGAAATCCCGCTGGTGCCTGCTCAAGCGTCGGGAGAACCTCACCGATACCCAGCGGATACGGTTGCGCGATCTGCTGCGCTACAACTTGCAGAGCGTACGGGCCTATTTGCTCAAGGAGGAATTCCAGTCGCTCTGGGAATACGAATCGCCGGTCTGGGCCGGCAAGTTCCTCGACCGATGGTGCACGCAGGTCATGCGCTCGCGCATCGAACCCATGAAGAAGTTCGCCCGCACTGTCCGCACTCACCGCGAACTCATCCTCAACTACTTCCGGGCGCGAAAGCAGTTCTCCAGCGGGGTGATCGAAGGGCTCAACAACAAAGCCAAAGTCACCATGAGAAAAGCATACGGATTCCGGACCTTCCGCATGACCGAAATCGCGCTATATCACGGGCTCGGGAAGCTCCCGGAGCCAAAACTCACCCACAGTTTTTACTGA